The Carassius gibelio isolate Cgi1373 ecotype wild population from Czech Republic chromosome A8, carGib1.2-hapl.c, whole genome shotgun sequence genome contains the following window.
ATAGTTGAtagtgttaaatatatatatatatatatatatatatatatatatatatatatatatatatatatatatataatataatataatataatatacgtTGCCACTCTGTTGCCTGGCTACCAGTTTCTCCAAAAAAGTTGATTAATTCTGAATGTGTTGTGTGTCCATATTGCACACCTCCCTCCGAATAATAAATAAACTCAATAAATGGTATTCGGACCAGCCATAATGAAAGTTCTTGTGAATTTAGCTTTTTCCCATCTGCTTTTACATGCAGCTTTTATAATGGGCTGTGCTGTTCAACATATAACTGGCAAGTTACTTGGCTGCAGTATTAATTTATGCTCTTGATCATTTTTGGCCATGCATCAACTTCTAATGATTTTCCTGAACAACACACCTGTGAAAATCTAAATGGTTCTGTGATGATTTTGCTCTGGATGACACCTTTGCCTGAGAGGATTTTTTTTCCAGATGTGTTTAAAGACCCCTCATGGCTAAAGGCTGTGCTTGTCATTTAAAGAGGTAGAGAGGTTTGAgtttttaaaatgcacaacataaCACATGTCTTcagtgagtaaaataaaaaaaaaattctaacatatacattttaaatttgctTTTACCATGGTTGGTCTAAAtacttgattttgattgcttgAGGGGTATGCATTAAAACTATCTAATGCACGGGTAGTTCCAAGTCAGTTTAATCaccttttattttaattgtctGCTTTTAATTGACACACACacggagagggagagaaagacagaggcTGGGAGAGAGGTCGGAGATCGTGCTGCATACACACAGAAACATTCAGGAGCAAAGAAACCTGTTGTCATCTCTGCCCTGcgacttttattaattaaatagcttttacataaaaatcattatttttgaagTAAACTTACAACTTCAATGTTTGTAGAGAAAGATGCACAGCAGCAGGTAATTCACACACATAactgataaataattaaaatcgTAGAATTCATTGATTCAAACAAATGTGATCTTACCGCACTATTTCATCTATGTGTCTGTCTTGAAGCAGACAGAATGCTAGCTCTAACGAGCTGTAACTGACAAAAGTAACTGACATTTTAAACCCTTTCGGTCAAATATTGCGCTGTAGTACTTATGTAGTACATCAGCGTGTTTACTCTCATGTGAAAAACAACTGGGGAAGTGTGGTTAGACTGGAAGCATGCTGTCGCCTATTTACCAAGTCATCTTTTGTTTGTAAACAGGAATTAAAGTGTAGATTCCTACAATACTGTGCTCAATTTAAATTGAAAGTTTCAAATCATTGGCCCACACGATGCACTACATATGTCACAGTGCAACACCTCACAATATCATAATTGTATCGTGATTAAAGCTTCATCCAGATTTTCCTCTCTGAGAGTGTAGAATCTGTGAAATTCtataaatttaaacaaatctgGGAAAAAATTGGCAATTTCCAACTGTGCTTACATATAATCTACTTATAATGTGTTTCCTTaagttttttctgtttgtttgtttttccaggtTCTCTGCAAACCAGGAGAGACATCAGTGAGTCATGGAGGACTGCGGTAGCCTCATAGAGTTTGATGTACCTGAGTTCAGCAACACCGTCCTGAACCAGCTCAATGAGCTCCGTCTCCAGGGCAAGCTGTGTGACATCATTGTGCACATTCAGGGCCAGCCATTCCGAGCCCACAAGGCTGTCTTGGCCGCCAGTTCGCCATACTTCCGAGATCATTCGGCACTAGGCACGATGAGTGGCCTCTCCATCTCTGTAATCAAGAGCCCTGAGGTGTTTGAGCAGCTGCTCGCCTTCTGCTACACTGGCCACATGTCATTGCGCCTGCGTGACGTCATCAGCTTCCTCACGGCTGCCAGCTTCCTTCAAATGCAGGCTGTGATTGACAAATGCACACAGATCCTTGAAGGTATTCACACTAAGATCAGCATCCCTTTGCCTGGTGGGACCGATCCAGAAAACGATTGTACCACCTCAAGGGCTGGACGCAATGGTTTGAAAGATGGAGGAATCTTCGTAAACCCCACCCAGATTTCGCCACCTTACTATTCTCATCAGAATCATTGCGTGGAAGGGCGGAGCTCAAGTAAGGGAATGGCAGAGGAGGGTCAGTCAGACAGAGGGAGCAGCGACAGCATATCTGAGCAGGAGGTGTCAATGGAGGTTGAGTCCGAACAAGTAGACCTCATCGGCAAGGATGGACGGGTGACTGATGTCCATATCAAGCTGGAGAAAGTGGATCGGCCAAGCCACTCCGATAGCTCGTCGGCAGGTGATGACGGCTACCACACAGAGCTGGTGGATGGTGAACAGGTGTTGGCTGTCAGCGTGGGATCGTACGGGCCTCTGCTTTCCTCTGCTGGATACACGTACTCAGCATTACCTTCCTCCTGTTTCGTCAGCCTGAGTTCCTCAAGCCCTTCTCGTTCTTTGCTCAGCAGTGTCCGGGGTGGTCGTGGCCGTGGGAAACGTCTCGTGCCTCTTCCAGCCGATCTGCTAACTCCGCTCAAGCAGACTGGTGCAGACGAAGGAGATTCACCTGCGACGACGGCTACCTTGGAGAACGACACAAGGAAGCACAGTTTCCGTGAACAGTGGTACCCCTACAATGAGCGCCTCATCTGTATGTACTGCAGCAGGTCCTTCAACCAAAAGGGCAGCCTGGACCGTCACATGCGTCTGCACATGGGCATCACACCCTTTGTCTGCAAGTTCTGCGGCAAGAAGTACACCCGCAAAGACCAGCTGGAGTACCACATCCGCGGCCACACGGACAACAAACCCTTCCACTGCCAGATCTGCGGCAAATGCTTTCCCTTCCAAGGCACACTCAACCAGCATTTGCGTAAGAAGCACATGACCTCTGGCACAGAAGTTAACAATCACACTGACTTGCTTGGAGAGGCACCAGATGACCAGAGAGGGGAGCAAGAGGATACCGCCAAGGGAGAAGCAGCATGCGGAGCCGCTTACCCCGATGATTTGTCAACAAAAACCCCCAGCGAAGAGAGTGGCAAGTGTAGTCCAGAAGAAACCCCTGCATCCAAACTCCTGCGTTgatattgagagagaaaaaaaaatacacttaagtTGTTTGTCCTCCTCCTCTAATAAGGAAACATGAAGGGTCACTCTTTTCATGATTTAAGCCCAGCTGTTTTTAAAGAATGACAAGAAATAGCCTGCCTTGAGCATTTTCTACTTTTGTGGAAGTTCTACACAGGACAAAGGTCGAGAGaaagtttttaaggagtttttcAAAGGGAAGGAGTCCTATAATCGGTGAATTAAATAATCGGGGTGGAGGTCACTGTAATCAAGGCCTCTTAAGAGTTtcatcacatttttttatatatctatatctatatatttccATGTTTTTCAACATATTTACAGAGTAATATAGGCATGTTGCAATAATGAATAATGTGAAAGCTCAGATTAGATGCTCGTCAATATCACGCTTTTACCTGACCTGTTTTTGCACATTTGGCCTGTAATAGGTCACTCACTCGAGGAATGGTTTATCTGCCATTGCAAGGCTCTTTGTGACACATCCATTTAATACCTCATTTTACAACCTCAGCATAATCATAATGGACAGTATTTGTAGCTTGTCGTCAACTCCAGCCAGGTTTTACC
Protein-coding sequences here:
- the LOC128018490 gene encoding zinc finger and BTB domain-containing protein 34, which produces MEDCGSLIEFDVPEFSNTVLNQLNELRLQGKLCDIIVHIQGQPFRAHKAVLAASSPYFRDHSALGTMSGLSISVIKSPEVFEQLLAFCYTGHMSLRLRDVISFLTAASFLQMQAVIDKCTQILEGIHTKISIPLPGGTDPENDCTTSRAGRNGLKDGGIFVNPTQISPPYYSHQNHCVEGRSSSKGMAEEGQSDRGSSDSISEQEVSMEVESEQVDLIGKDGRVTDVHIKLEKVDRPSHSDSSSAGDDGYHTELVDGEQVLAVSVGSYGPLLSSAGYTYSALPSSCFVSLSSSSPSRSLLSSVRGGRGRGKRLVPLPADLLTPLKQTGADEGDSPATTATLENDTRKHSFREQWYPYNERLICMYCSRSFNQKGSLDRHMRLHMGITPFVCKFCGKKYTRKDQLEYHIRGHTDNKPFHCQICGKCFPFQGTLNQHLRKKHMTSGTEVNNHTDLLGEAPDDQRGEQEDTAKGEAACGAAYPDDLSTKTPSEESGKCSPEETPASKLLR